TTTCAAGATTACATAACGATCGAGACATATTTGATGGTGGATTCAATGAAACTAATTTGATGTTGATACCTTTTTATATAAGTTTGATTATTTTTCTTATTGCAAGTTACAGTGGCAATCCACAAAATTCACTCCCTTCCCATAGTAATAAGTTTGCAAAAGCTCCGTCCTTCAGCTTTTGGCTTGTAGTACAGAATAAACCTTTTCTCAGTAGTATAGTATACTTTTTTAAGTATTCAGTAATTTACTAGATTACAGGAGAGGTTGGACTCCAAAGATGAATGAATTGAAGTGAGATTTTTCCTTGTCCGAATCCCGAAAAAACCATATCCAATTTCCAAGTTCTTGATCAAACTATTTTTTAAATAAGTTGATGGAACCATTTTGAAAGAAGTTGGTCAAACCATTTACAATGTGAATGAATAATCAAGAAAATGAAAAAGAACCTAGCGTCGCGTTCCCCGGCCTTTTCTCAGCGGCCCATAAGGACGGCCCATTACTCTCAGCAGTGGCAAGCAAACCCTAAGCCATCGATCCGACGGCGGGGATTGCCCGATCGAACTACAAAACCCTACCTCTCAGCGCCCCCGCTGTATAAAAGGCTACTcctcgccttcgccgccgcTCCTTCGAGCACACAAACCctcctcgcctccgccgccgctgccccgccGTCGccgaggagaaggaggaggaagaagaagcaccGGCCAAGATGAAGACCATTCTGGCGTCGGAGACGATGGACATCCCGGAGGAGGTCACGGTGAAGGTGGCCGCCAAGGTGGTGACGGTGGAGGGCCCCCGCGGGAAGCTCACCCGCAACTTCAAGCACCTCAACCTCGACTTCCAGCTGCAGGAGGGCGGCCGGAAGCTCAAGGTTGACGCCTGGTTCGGCACCCGACGCACCATGGCCGCCATCCGCACCGCCATCTCCCACGTCCAGAACCTCATCACCGGCGTCACCAAGGGATACCGCTACAAGATGAGGTTCGTCTACGCTCACTTCCCCATCAACGCTTCCATCACCAACGGCAACACCGCcatcgagatcaggaacttccTGGGCGAGAAGAAGGTAATTTCTAATCATGCCTTTATTATCCGCGCGGATCATGATAGATTTTTCATTCCTGCGGCGGAGCAGATCTGAGGATGTGATGCGTTGGTTCCAACTGGTTGGTTGCTTTGATCCTCAGGTCAGGAAGGTGGACATGCTTGAGGGTGTGACCATCTTGCGGTCCGAGAAGGTCAAGGATGAGCTCATCCTCGACGGCAACGACATCGAGCTCGTCTCTCGCTCTGCCGCCCTCATCAACCAGGTGAATAGCTATTGGATCATGCCCTTTCTATCTTCCTCATGCCGCGGTGCTCCGTGCTTTATTAGATGTACTTTGATTGATGGGATAGACCATGATAGTTGTCCTCTCTCCTGCTATATAGCTTTGTGATGAAACTACTGCTGTAGATGTAGCTAAAGTTATAGGAATCAGACGTTGCATGGTCCTAGAGTTTCATCTCAGTGCCTTACTGTGGTTGTTttggatttgaaataaagaaatgTGTATTCACAAAACACATTTTTAAGTTTGAGTCACTGGTGTTCTCACTAGAAAACTAAAACTGCAGTCCCACACTGAGATATCTAAGTATCGAGTATCCAGGTGTTGATCGATTGTAGTTGCTGGTTATGTGTTGCAACCAGTATAGCATTTAAAGGCTTCATGTCTTTGGTAGTAGTGCATACCTATTGCCCTAAGGACCCATGACTGATATTTGTACAACCTTGTGGAGAAGCTCATGCCCAATCACCTTTGTGATATATTGTTGTGGCATCTCATGGTAATTTTGGTTTCCAGTAAGCGATTCCTTTTTCTATCCTTCTATTGCTCCATAAATTAAGTGCAGAAACAGTCTGGACACTTCGTGAATTTACTAGTATTGTTGATTGTTGTTCTATAAATCACACTACTACTGTTGATTGTTGTCCCATGGTTCATGTTACTGAATCAAGTTAATCTGTTTTTCTACAGAAATGTCATGTGAAGAACAAGGATATCAGAAAGTTCTTGGATGGCATCTACGTCAGTGACAAGGGTGCCATTAACGAGGAGCAGTGAGCTTCATTATCTGCCTAGTCATTAGCTAAAAATGCCTGGAGACGGTCCTGGAGTGCTGTTTCTGTATGCTGTGTTTCTATCATCCTTTGGGTTGAAATTTTCTGAGACTGAATTTTGTACTGGGTTAGGATGTGTTATGGAGCCTGCTATCTTATCCTACATATCTTTGTCTCTGTTTAAGAGTCTGAACCTTGTTTATCATCCCCTAAAGATAGTTGACTGCAAGCATTCGTGGTTGAAACAAAGATGAGATTTTGTTAATCTGCATTTGCTTATGCTCTCACCACCTGCTAGGCTATTATGGTATTATGGACCATTGCTCTGTTAAATGCACTCTGGAAAGGTCATCTAACCCAGGAAATGCTTTTTGGAATGGGTATGAGCTCATAAAATTGGATGCTCTTGATGCCCTGGTGGAACTCTTATAAGTAGCTTTTGATTCTTCTCAAATGGATATTTAAGTGAATCGATTTATCTTGATTTTCAAATTTTGCCCTTCAAGCTCTCAGTGCGATTCATGATTTTCAGATTTTTACCTTTCCGCTCTGTTTGATGTTTGTGAAGTCTACCCATACTACATGAAATCGTAAAAGATTTTTCCTAGTACAAGTTACGTTTCCACTATTGTGTAAATCGGAAGATGAGAGGTTTCGAATTTCGTATGCATTTGATTTGTACTGCAGTGGATGAATCTGTCCTACTTTATTGTTATCCTCTTTCACGCAATCTGATTATAAATCTCCATAGTGGCATGCCGTGCTTCAAGTTAAGCCTAACAATCAGCGAGGTGGATCTGATTGTGAGCGAGACGGCATCTAGCAGAAGCAGTGCCAGCCATGGCTAGCCTCACATTCTTCTTAGCACGAACATGCCAAAGCCAATGCCAAAGAACGTGGCCATGGAGATTCCAAAGATGCCGACGAGGATGCCCGGCACAATCAGCGAGCTCCATCCTTTGGCCGTGGCCATGGCAGCCGCCGTGGTGGGCCCGCCAACGTTGGCGTTGGAGGCGATGAGCAGGGGCTTCCTCTCCAGCCCCATGAGCTTGCCGACGCTGAGCACCACGGCGAGGTGGATGGACACCTGAAGTAGCGCGAAGGCGAACACGCTGGGCGCCTTGGTGACCGCGTCGACGACGTTGCCGTTGGCCCCGACGACGGCGAAGAAGAGCTGCATCAGGATGAGGGCCATGGTCTCGCCGGCCGGCGCGAGCTTGCCTAGCTgccccgggaacgccgtcgccagGAACACCACCAGCGCCGTGACGCAGGGCAGGGTGCCGCCCTGGAGGCCCAGTCGGTTGGCGATGGCCGACCCGGCCTTGCAGATGACGAAGGACAGCGCGATCGCCAACCCGCCGTTCAGCACCGAGAGGCGCCCGCCGCCCTCGGACTCGCCGTCCTTGTGGCTGGCTGTGACAGCATTCAGAGACATGAATGATCACCGGAGCACTGCGAAATTCAGAGATACAACAAGAGCACAACTGGCTGCTGTCAGTGGTGTACCTTGAGCCATCTTGGGTTCTGCTGGTATCTTTGATGCCAGTGAGAAGAGGGCCATGAAGTAGAGCGCGGAGATGAGGTTGTCCGCTGCGACACCGGCGGCGAGAACAGATGGCGTGACGCCGAGAGCTTCAGAGATGGCAACGTAGTTCACCGCTGTTGCAGTTGATCATGGTGGATCAGACGATTGTGGAGTTGCAGCATAGTATTATTGACGGATCATGGCTTTGTTCAGTAAGAAATAAAGTTACCTCCACCAATGTAGCTGCCCATAAGCGCGGCTGCGATCTTCCAGCTATCTTGGCCGAGCGATCGCATCGGAATCAAAAGATAGGCCACCGTCGTGCCGATTATAGTTGCAACTATCAAAGATTCAGACAAGTATCTGTAACTGCACTGTTTCAGCAGGTGAGAAAGTTTGCATCTTGGGAGGGAGGCAAGGCAAGAAAGGAACACCAAGCGGGACAATTAAATCAAATTATTCCTAATCCACCGGTGCTGTGACAGATTGAGAAGGGAAGCGGTCAATACCAGAGCCGATCAGGAAGGCCTTGAGGAGGTCGCCGGTGGTGCGGACGACGCGGCGGAGGTCGGCGCCGAGGAGCAGCAGCGGGACGGCGGCCGGCAGCAGGTACTCCATGACGGCGTCGTGCGCCGGCGCGCCGGGAGATATCAGCCCCGCGGCCGTGGCTGCCAGGCCGGCCAGGATGCTGACCAGGGCCCCGCTGAGCGCCGCGCCCCACGGCGTCTTCTCCTCCGACCTTCATCCATCAACGTCATCGTTTCGTCATCTCGTCACGCACACGGGCTAGAGGCTAGAGTTACCTCCTTCCGGACATCAGCAGAAATTAAGTGCACGAATGGAGATCGCTCGCGCTCGGTGCCTCAGTCAATGGAAACATACCATGTGCCGAATGCCGCGGCGGAGAGGAGGAAGGCCCAGTTGCCCCAGTGGTCGCCGGGCGCgatggccggcgcggcggccgggcggaggACATGATGGCGAAGGCGAGGGAAGGACGAGGAGAAGAGGACGCCGCGATTGTCGTGGCGGTGGATGGTACGAGGATTGTGCGGGCGAGGCTTCAGCAGGAGCCCcggcgcgcggaggaggcggcggcggtgcggcggcgagGGTGAGGAGTGGTTGGAGAGGAGCAGACTCGGAGTGGCGGGTGGCGCCATGCCGTGCCGTGGCTTGCGTCCCTCCCGTCCGCCAAATCCACTCCACCACCCTTGTCCTGTTCCGTCGCGCGCCCGGGCTGGGCCAAGAAGTGTTTGTGGCCTTGTTGCTTCCTGCAACGGCCGGATTCGAGACCTACCTAGTCTGAGAGACCTCAGGCCTCAGCCCCTCTTTTTCTTGTCTCTTATTTTTGTTGTTATTTTACCTGTCCTTGTTGGGCACATTTCAGGTTTTCTTTCTCCCAGGAATAGCAATGTGGAAAATGACATCAAGAGCTGTTTGTTGTGGTTGTGGTGACGGCTATGCTTGTGAATCGCCCCGATGAGCGTCCATCCGTTCCCGTCCAACACTAGCTCACTCGTCACTGGACACACCACTAGCAAATGCTGCTGGTGCAAACTACAAGCCGGCTGGACTCTGCATCTGTGTGATTTGGTTGCCACTTGTCAGTTGGCGCCGGCCGGATCCATTCTTGGCTTTGCTTTCTGCCTCTGTCTGTTTGCGTTTGCCTGCACATCATCATCTCACATGTTTTTTGTTTCCCTTCATCCTTTCTGTTCCGTTGACGCGTCGTGTCCTTTTCATCCTGATTAGCAGTTGGTTAAACGACCGATTAAACATGAAATGATGGCCGGAGAAGATGATGCAGCAGTGTAGCATCCATCACTTTGTATGAATGAAGACCAGAAACACGGCATCCCAGTATCATGCATGCTTATACAAACAAATTTCTCGTTGATCCTGGGAGACAGCCGTCCATGAATGAACAGAGGAATCCCAGAAAACGACGTGGTACTAGAACAGAGGTCCAGCCGTCCAGGAAACTTCATCTCCATCAGAGTGAGTGCAGGACCTGCAAGCAGTCAAGGCCAATCAGC
The genomic region above belongs to Panicum hallii strain FIL2 chromosome 4, PHallii_v3.1, whole genome shotgun sequence and contains:
- the LOC112889811 gene encoding 60S ribosomal protein L9-like; translation: MKTILASETMDIPEEVTVKVAAKVVTVEGPRGKLTRNFKHLNLDFQLQEGGRKLKVDAWFGTRRTMAAIRTAISHVQNLITGVTKGYRYKMRFVYAHFPINASITNGNTAIEIRNFLGEKKVRKVDMLEGVTILRSEKVKDELILDGNDIELVSRSAALINQKCHVKNKDIRKFLDGIYVSDKGAINEEQ
- the LOC112889810 gene encoding uncharacterized protein LOC112889810, which codes for MAPPATPSLLLSNHSSPSPPHRRRLLRAPGLLLKPRPHNPRTIHRHDNRGVLFSSSFPRLRHHVLRPAAAPAIAPGDHWGNWAFLLSAAAFGTWSEEKTPWGAALSGALVSILAGLAATAAGLISPGAPAHDAVMEYLLPAAVPLLLLGADLRRVVRTTGDLLKAFLIGSVATIIGTTVAYLLIPMRSLGQDSWKIAAALMGSYIGGAVNYVAISEALGVTPSVLAAGVAADNLISALYFMALFSLASKIPAEPKMAQASHKDGESEGGGRLSVLNGGLAIALSFVICKAGSAIANRLGLQGGTLPCVTALVVFLATAFPGQLGKLAPAGETMALILMQLFFAVVGANGNVVDAVTKAPSVFAFALLQVSIHLAVVLSVGKLMGLERKPLLIASNANVGGPTTAAAMATAKGWSSLIVPGILVGIFGISMATFFGIGFGMFVLRRM